In Oligoflexus sp., a single window of DNA contains:
- a CDS encoding DUF72 domain-containing protein, whose protein sequence is MKTFFIGTAGWSIPRTATGFFASSGAVLERYASRFKAVEINSSFYRDHGAKTYEKWAAMTPENFHFAVKLSRAYTHSREWNKTDLLHTVDGYLHLGPKLGVILVQLAPRHQFDPEQDRELFATVRRVYDGPMVVEPRHRSWASHEAHLLMHEMKVGKVNADPERCPDLKPEFESPISYYRLHGSPEIYASDYAYHDLQQLGEKLQAEKAGGQDSWVIFDNTKFGRATHNALELVNILESPGLESAGDIR, encoded by the coding sequence ATGAAAACCTTTTTCATCGGAACCGCCGGCTGGAGCATCCCCCGTACCGCAACCGGATTCTTTGCGTCTTCCGGCGCGGTCCTGGAGCGTTATGCCAGTCGTTTCAAAGCGGTGGAAATCAATAGCTCCTTTTACCGGGATCACGGGGCCAAAACCTACGAAAAATGGGCCGCCATGACTCCGGAGAATTTCCATTTCGCCGTCAAACTTTCCCGGGCCTATACCCATTCGCGGGAGTGGAACAAAACGGATCTCCTGCACACTGTCGATGGTTACCTGCATCTCGGCCCAAAACTCGGAGTCATCCTGGTTCAGCTCGCACCGCGCCATCAATTCGATCCCGAGCAGGATCGCGAACTTTTTGCCACGGTTCGCCGTGTTTACGATGGCCCCATGGTGGTCGAGCCTCGGCATCGCAGCTGGGCGAGCCACGAGGCCCATCTTCTGATGCATGAAATGAAGGTCGGCAAGGTGAACGCTGATCCTGAGCGCTGCCCGGATCTGAAGCCTGAATTCGAAAGCCCTATCAGCTACTACAGGCTCCATGGTTCTCCTGAAATCTACGCCAGCGACTACGCGTATCATGATCTGCAGCAGCTCGGCGAGAAGCTCCAGGCCGAGAAAGCCGGAGGGCAGGATTCATGGGTTATTTTTGACAATACGAAATTCGGTCGCGCCACGCACAATGCATTGGAGCTGGTGAATATTCTGGAGAGTCCCGGTTTGGAGTCAGCAGGGGACATAAGGTGA
- a CDS encoding SDR family oxidoreductase: protein MQINNSEREQERPSPPFPARKIPKPGLEKDLDPRPQYEGLEYRGSGKLEGKVALITGGDSGIGRAVAVFYAKEGADVAIVHLPEEQDDAEETLSVIRDLGRGAISIPGDVSDPEFCRKAVRTAVDTWGHLDILVNNAARQKHIKDIEDLDEKEFEQTFRTNIFGYFYMAKAAIPELPEGGAIINTGSITGLEGSPELLDYSATKGAIHAFTKSLAKNLVKKKIRVNCVAPGPVWTPLNPAENKPEAIKHFGESTPFGRPAQPEEVAPAFVFFASSLDSSYITGEVLTLLGGDTTAG, encoded by the coding sequence ATGCAAATCAACAATTCTGAAAGAGAACAGGAAAGGCCGTCCCCTCCCTTTCCCGCTCGCAAAATACCCAAACCTGGTCTGGAAAAGGATCTGGACCCGCGCCCTCAGTATGAGGGTTTGGAATATCGCGGCTCGGGAAAACTGGAAGGAAAAGTGGCGCTCATCACCGGGGGTGACTCTGGAATTGGACGGGCTGTCGCGGTTTTTTATGCGAAAGAGGGAGCCGACGTCGCCATCGTTCATCTGCCCGAGGAGCAGGATGATGCCGAGGAAACGCTCAGCGTCATCCGTGATCTCGGCCGCGGCGCCATCAGTATTCCCGGTGATGTCAGCGATCCTGAATTTTGCCGGAAAGCCGTGCGCACGGCCGTGGATACCTGGGGTCACCTGGATATCCTGGTGAATAACGCAGCCAGGCAGAAACATATCAAAGACATCGAGGATCTGGACGAGAAGGAATTCGAACAGACCTTCCGCACCAATATCTTCGGTTATTTCTATATGGCCAAGGCTGCGATTCCCGAACTCCCGGAAGGTGGCGCCATCATCAATACGGGTTCCATCACGGGCCTGGAAGGCAGCCCCGAACTTTTGGATTATTCCGCCACCAAAGGCGCCATCCATGCCTTCACCAAATCCCTCGCGAAGAATCTGGTGAAAAAGAAAATCCGGGTCAATTGCGTGGCTCCAGGCCCTGTCTGGACTCCATTGAATCCCGCGGAAAACAAGCCGGAAGCCATCAAACATTTCGGCGAAAGCACGCCCTTTGGTCGTCCTGCGCAACCCGAAGAAGTGGCACCAGCCTTCGTCTTCTTCGCATCATCCCTGGACTCCAGCTATATCACTGGCGAGGTTCTCACGCTTCTGGGCGGTGATACCACGGCAGGTTGA
- the bla gene encoding class A beta-lactamase, translating into MLNTLLLAAALSGPASFADRAALQKDLTAIAAASDGKVGVCALEALDAEPVCVHGTERFPIQSVMKFIVSAVVLNEVDQNRLKLTDIIRVKPEDISPGPQEFADMIRAKGEYPATIEELMRRSIVDSDSTSIDVLLQRIGGLAKVQEFLKQRKVEGLRIDRNERDLQSEFSGLKWQPSYAAAGKFEAAVKAAPPAQKDQALEAYLKDPRDTSTPAAMVQFLKRLAAGEFLSAASTQKLLSIMEQTVTGKDRLRAGLPQSWKIAHKTGTSASWRGRAATTNDVGIMTAPDGTTVAIAVFIADSKQSSSERGAIIAKAARAVTAAFQGNRQKS; encoded by the coding sequence ATGCTGAACACGCTATTACTGGCCGCTGCCCTTTCTGGACCTGCTTCCTTTGCCGATCGAGCGGCTCTGCAAAAGGACCTGACCGCCATCGCCGCCGCATCTGATGGAAAAGTGGGTGTCTGCGCATTGGAAGCCCTGGACGCGGAGCCTGTCTGCGTTCACGGGACGGAACGGTTTCCGATACAAAGCGTGATGAAATTCATAGTGTCGGCCGTCGTGCTGAATGAGGTCGATCAGAACAGGCTCAAGCTCACCGATATCATCCGCGTGAAGCCCGAAGATATAAGTCCAGGCCCACAGGAATTCGCCGATATGATCCGCGCCAAGGGCGAGTATCCCGCAACGATTGAAGAGCTGATGCGCCGCTCGATTGTCGATAGCGACAGCACTTCGATTGATGTTCTCTTGCAGCGGATCGGTGGGCTCGCCAAGGTTCAGGAGTTTTTGAAGCAGAGAAAAGTCGAGGGTCTGCGCATAGATCGCAATGAACGCGATCTGCAGTCGGAGTTTTCCGGCCTGAAATGGCAGCCGTCCTATGCGGCGGCGGGAAAATTCGAAGCGGCTGTGAAGGCCGCTCCACCCGCGCAAAAAGATCAGGCGCTCGAAGCCTATTTGAAGGATCCAAGGGACACATCCACCCCAGCAGCCATGGTTCAATTTCTGAAAAGATTGGCTGCAGGCGAGTTCCTTTCCGCAGCCTCAACCCAAAAGCTTCTGTCCATCATGGAGCAAACGGTAACCGGCAAGGACAGGCTGCGCGCGGGACTGCCACAATCCTGGAAAATCGCCCACAAAACGGGAACCAGTGCCAGCTGGCGCGGACGCGCGGCCACCACCAATGATGTCGGCATCATGACGGCGCCCGATGGAACCACAGTCGCAATCGCGGTTTTCATCGCCGATTCCAAGCAGAGCAGCAGTGAGCGCGGGGCCATCATCGCGAAGGCGGCACGCGCTGTGACTGCGGCTTTCCAGGGGAACCGACAGAAATCCTGA